One part of the Thermoanaerobacterium sp. CMT5567-10 genome encodes these proteins:
- a CDS encoding biotin-dependent carboxyltransferase family protein gives MKYFKVLNPGLFTTIQDMGRFGYESQGVPTSGAMDEFALRIANILVENDENAPCLEITLMGPTLEILNDAMIAVTGAEIQPLVNGFSRSCWSSFPVRKGDIISFGPIKSGCRAYLAVAGGFKGDLIMNSVSTYIRGKLGGINGRQIEKDDVLEGGVSKPGLQAKKVRDEYIPSYFSEEEIRVILGPQDDYFSEEAVKIFLTSTYVITKDSDRMGYRLEGPEIKAKEGHDIITDGILPGAIQIPGNGKPIIILKDAQTTGGYKKIATVISFDLSKLAQLKPGDKIRFRTIDLSEAHKILAETENKINKIKETLKVLKYFKVKVNERYYDVGVEPL, from the coding sequence ATGAAATACTTTAAAGTATTAAATCCAGGTCTCTTTACAACTATTCAAGATATGGGTAGATTTGGATATGAAAGTCAAGGAGTTCCTACATCGGGAGCGATGGATGAATTTGCTTTAAGAATCGCCAATATATTAGTGGAAAACGATGAAAATGCTCCATGTCTGGAAATAACATTGATGGGGCCAACTCTCGAAATTTTAAATGATGCTATGATTGCGGTAACTGGTGCTGAGATTCAACCTTTAGTGAATGGTTTTTCACGATCCTGTTGGTCTTCATTTCCTGTACGGAAAGGTGACATTATATCTTTTGGACCAATAAAGTCTGGTTGTCGAGCATATCTTGCAGTTGCGGGAGGATTTAAAGGAGACTTAATAATGAATAGTGTTTCTACTTACATTAGAGGAAAGTTAGGGGGGATAAATGGGAGACAGATAGAAAAAGATGATGTCCTTGAGGGTGGAGTTTCTAAGCCAGGACTTCAAGCGAAAAAAGTCCGAGATGAATATATACCTTCTTATTTTAGTGAAGAAGAGATAAGAGTAATATTAGGACCACAAGACGATTATTTTAGTGAAGAAGCTGTAAAAATTTTTTTGACTTCTACATATGTAATTACAAAAGATTCTGATAGAATGGGTTACAGGCTTGAAGGACCTGAAATTAAAGCTAAGGAAGGGCATGACATAATTACGGATGGGATTTTACCGGGTGCTATTCAAATACCTGGAAATGGAAAACCAATTATAATATTGAAAGATGCCCAAACTACGGGTGGCTATAAAAAAATAGCAACAGTTATTTCATTTGATTTATCAAAACTTGCTCAATTAAAACCAGGAGACAAAATAAGATTTAGAACTATTGACCTTTCTGAGGCGCATAAAATTCTTGCAGAAACTGAAAACAAAATAAATAAGATTAAGGAAACTTTGAAAGTATTAAAATATTTTAAGGTAAAAGTAAACGAGAGATATTATGATGTCGGTGTGGAACCACTTTGA
- the pxpB gene encoding 5-oxoprolinase subunit PxpB: MYEKPKILLCGDKAVIVEFGNEISEECNKKVVNLYRMLKKEECAGIISMIPTYRSLLIKYDHFKIAYDELLKLIELSDKNENENSEEFRPKIYEIPVVYGGEFGPDLDFVAKYHNITSEEVISIHTQPLYRIYMVGFTMGFAYLGGMSEKIATPRLENPRTEIEAGSVGIAGNQTGIYPLSSPGGWRIIGKTPVKLYDPDREKPILFESGNYIKFVQITEEEYYRIKKEIEMKTYQIKICDYV, encoded by the coding sequence ATGTATGAAAAACCTAAAATTCTCTTGTGTGGTGACAAAGCTGTTATAGTTGAATTTGGAAATGAAATAAGTGAGGAATGCAATAAGAAAGTAGTAAATCTTTATAGGATGTTAAAAAAAGAAGAATGTGCGGGAATTATTTCTATGATTCCAACATATAGATCCTTGCTTATTAAATATGATCATTTTAAAATTGCTTACGATGAACTATTGAAATTGATTGAATTAAGTGATAAGAATGAGAATGAAAATTCAGAAGAATTTAGGCCTAAAATATATGAAATTCCAGTAGTGTATGGGGGAGAATTTGGACCAGATTTAGATTTCGTAGCTAAATACCATAACATAACTTCTGAGGAGGTAATAAGTATTCATACACAGCCTCTTTATAGAATTTATATGGTTGGTTTCACAATGGGATTTGCGTATTTAGGAGGTATGTCTGAAAAAATTGCTACTCCACGATTAGAAAATCCGAGAACTGAGATAGAAGCTGGGTCAGTAGGCATTGCAGGTAACCAAACAGGCATTTATCCGCTTTCTAGCCCTGGTGGCTGGAGGATAATAGGGAAAACTCCAGTAAAATTATATGACCCAGATAGAGAAAAACCGATTCTCTTTGAATCAGGTAATTACATAAAATTTGTGCAGATAACAGAAGAAGAGTATTACAGAATTAAAAAAGAAATAGAAATGAAAACTTATCAAATTAAGATATGTGATTATGTGTGA
- a CDS encoding LamB/YcsF family protein — protein MKYQVDINSDIGESFGVYKIGMDDEIVKYISSANIACGFHAGDPNVMSNTVAKCSKNDVGVGAHPGFPDLLGFGRRNMDLSLTDVKNYIIYQIGALQAFATSFGIKLQHVKTHGALYNMAAVDEKLAIAITEAIASVNENLICIGMANTAMQMAAEKVGLRFACEVFADRNINSDGTLVSRKLPNAIIHDEELACRRVLQMVKKGVCEAIDGSMVKVKVDTICVHGDNPKAVEFTKKIKKILEENGVEIVPMGKFL, from the coding sequence ATGAAATATCAAGTGGATATTAATAGTGACATTGGAGAAAGTTTTGGTGTGTATAAAATAGGGATGGATGATGAAATAGTAAAATATATTTCCTCTGCAAATATTGCTTGTGGGTTTCATGCAGGTGATCCTAATGTGATGTCAAATACTGTTGCAAAATGTAGTAAAAATGATGTAGGGGTGGGTGCTCATCCTGGATTTCCTGATTTACTGGGGTTTGGAAGAAGAAATATGGATCTATCACTTACAGATGTGAAGAATTATATTATATATCAAATTGGTGCACTACAGGCATTTGCAACAAGTTTTGGAATCAAACTGCAACATGTAAAAACACATGGAGCCTTGTATAACATGGCTGCAGTAGATGAAAAACTTGCTATAGCAATTACAGAGGCAATAGCTTCAGTAAATGAAAATCTTATATGCATTGGGATGGCTAATACAGCCATGCAGATGGCGGCTGAAAAAGTAGGGTTGAGATTTGCTTGTGAGGTTTTTGCCGATAGAAACATAAATTCTGATGGTACTTTAGTTTCAAGAAAGCTTCCAAATGCTATTATACATGATGAAGAATTGGCTTGTAGAAGAGTACTTCAAATGGTTAAAAAGGGAGTATGTGAGGCTATAGATGGTAGCATGGTAAAAGTGAAAGTTGATACTATATGTGTCCATGGTGATAATCCCAAGGCTGTAGAGTTTACTAAAAAAATAAAAAAGATTTTAGAAGAAAATGGAGTTGAAATAGTACCAATGGGTAAGTTTTTATAA
- a CDS encoding ISLre2 family transposase has product MLDISLNENEINFKDLEAEIYKLVCEEACKIMAQILMKIDDMLLEKRDKKEYRCKGKKHTNIKTIMGTVEFDKRIYEHINSEGKKEYVYLLDEYLKMDTIGHISTNLIEKVVENVTEMSYREAAKNIESLTNQSISHTTAWNIIQKVGEKIAELEKQDIKLFKENKLRGEKETKILFQEMDGLWLSMQGKDRPKGKKSRGKKEIKLAVAYDGWVKRSPGSNEYITHNKIVCAGFASSKEFKELVDATIAKEYNIDEIEIKIINGDGASWIKESLGEEGVYFQLDPFHKSQAVIRNIENKKDACKLMKMLDEGKAEESLEYIAKLMIEQKDDEKQMKKLEKLYNYLVANKEGIKPYQKREEIKIPEAPEGIEYKHLGTMENNIFDTLARRMNAGKMSWTEKGANNLAKILALKTSGKLNSVVETYFNVIISEEKLAEIKEEIKLSAADVNKKQKKAKTYHMQRGDMPFEGCAMTNGRKTIREILRYKCLSELKVI; this is encoded by the coding sequence ATGCTAGATATAAGTTTAAACGAAAATGAAATAAATTTCAAGGATTTAGAAGCGGAAATTTACAAATTAGTTTGCGAAGAAGCTTGTAAAATAATGGCTCAAATCCTCATGAAGATAGATGATATGTTACTAGAAAAAAGGGACAAAAAAGAATATAGATGTAAAGGTAAAAAGCATACAAACATAAAAACAATTATGGGCACTGTTGAATTTGATAAAAGAATTTATGAACATATAAATAGTGAAGGGAAAAAGGAATATGTTTATCTTTTAGATGAGTATTTAAAAATGGATACAATAGGGCATATATCAACAAATCTTATTGAAAAAGTTGTAGAAAATGTAACAGAAATGTCATATAGAGAAGCAGCGAAAAATATAGAATCATTAACAAATCAAAGCATAAGCCATACAACTGCATGGAATATAATACAAAAGGTTGGAGAAAAAATAGCAGAATTAGAAAAACAAGATATAAAACTATTCAAAGAAAACAAATTAAGAGGAGAAAAAGAAACAAAAATATTATTTCAAGAAATGGATGGATTATGGTTATCAATGCAAGGCAAAGACAGACCAAAAGGCAAAAAAAGCAGGGGAAAAAAAGAAATAAAATTAGCAGTAGCATACGACGGATGGGTAAAAAGAAGCCCGGGAAGTAATGAATATATAACACATAATAAAATAGTATGTGCAGGATTTGCAAGCAGCAAAGAATTTAAAGAATTAGTAGATGCAACGATAGCAAAAGAATACAACATAGACGAAATAGAAATAAAGATAATAAATGGAGATGGAGCAAGTTGGATTAAAGAAAGTTTAGGAGAAGAAGGAGTATATTTTCAATTAGATCCATTTCATAAAAGCCAAGCAGTAATAAGGAATATAGAGAACAAAAAAGATGCCTGCAAATTGATGAAAATGCTAGATGAAGGGAAAGCAGAAGAAAGTCTAGAATACATAGCGAAATTAATGATAGAGCAAAAAGATGATGAAAAGCAAATGAAGAAATTAGAAAAACTATATAACTATTTAGTAGCCAATAAGGAAGGGATAAAACCATACCAAAAGAGAGAAGAAATAAAAATACCAGAAGCCCCAGAAGGGATAGAATACAAACATTTAGGAACAATGGAAAACAATATATTTGACACATTGGCGCGCAGAATGAATGCGGGAAAAATGAGTTGGACAGAAAAAGGTGCGAACAATTTAGCAAAGATACTAGCCTTAAAGACAAGCGGAAAACTTAATAGTGTTGTAGAAACATACTTTAATGTTATAATATCAGAAGAAAAATTAGCAGAGATAAAAGAAGAAATAAAATTATCAGCAGCGGATGTAAACAAAAAGCAGAAAAAAGCAAAAACATATCATATGCAAAGAGGCGATATGCCGTTTGAAGGTTGTGCAATGACAAACGGCAGAAAAACAATAAGAGAAATACTCAGATACAAATGTTTAAGTGAATTAAAAGTCATATAA
- the rpsI gene encoding 30S ribosomal protein S9: protein MATIQFFGTGRRKTSVARVRLIQGKGNIIINGRSLDDYFGLDTLKYTVKQPLILTENIDKFDVIAKVEGGGLSGQAGAIRLGITRALMKADNELRPILKKAGFVTRDPRMKERKKYGLKKARKAPQFSKR, encoded by the coding sequence ATGGCTACGATCCAATTTTTTGGCACAGGTAGAAGAAAAACATCTGTTGCACGTGTTAGATTAATTCAAGGGAAAGGCAACATAATCATAAATGGAAGATCTCTTGATGATTATTTTGGACTAGATACTCTGAAGTACACGGTTAAACAACCGCTTATATTAACTGAAAACATCGATAAGTTTGATGTGATTGCAAAAGTTGAAGGTGGTGGCTTATCAGGTCAAGCTGGTGCTATAAGATTAGGTATTACTAGAGCACTTATGAAAGCTGACAATGAATTAAGACCTATACTTAAAAAAGCTGGCTTTGTAACGAGAGATCCAAGGATGAAAGAAAGAAAGAAATATGGTCTTAAAAAGGCGAGAAAAGCACCGCAATTCTCAAAGAGGTAA
- the rplM gene encoding 50S ribosomal protein L13 yields MKSFMPKKNEVERKWYVIDAEGKVLGRLASQVAKILSGKNKPIYSPSVDTGDYVIIINADKVVLTGKKLEQKYFKYYTGHPGGLKLIQYKTLMRTKPEKAIIRAVRGMLPKNKLGRHMIKKLKVYTGPEHNHMAQKPEKLDI; encoded by the coding sequence GTGAAATCATTCATGCCAAAAAAGAATGAAGTAGAAAGAAAATGGTATGTTATAGATGCCGAAGGAAAAGTATTAGGTAGATTAGCTAGTCAAGTTGCAAAGATTTTGTCGGGTAAAAATAAACCTATATATTCGCCTAGTGTTGATACGGGTGATTATGTTATTATAATCAATGCAGATAAAGTTGTTTTAACAGGCAAAAAATTAGAGCAAAAGTACTTTAAGTATTACACAGGACATCCAGGTGGACTAAAATTGATACAGTACAAGACATTGATGAGGACAAAGCCTGAGAAAGCGATTATCAGAGCAGTTAGAGGGATGCTTCCTAAAAATAAATTAGGTAGACATATGATTAAAAAACTCAAAGTTTATACTGGTCCTGAACATAATCATATGGCACAAAAACCAGAAAAACTTGACATATAA
- the truA gene encoding tRNA pseudouridine(38-40) synthase TruA, with protein MRNIVLVIEYDGTNYHGWQIQKNAVTIQEVITKAIKKITLEDVDLIGSSRTDAGVHALYQVANFKTCTNIPTSKIPNALNSVLPADIVIKDAFEADMDFHSRYFAKSKRYKYIIYNRKVNSPIYRNYSWHISKSLDVEKMRESLKYLEGTHDFSAFKASGSSAKSPVRTVRDISLKKNGFNIEFEIEADGFLYNMVRIIVGTIVDVGLGKINPIDVKEILDSKNRCMAGKTAPPQGLFLTKIYY; from the coding sequence ATGAGAAATATAGTCTTAGTTATCGAATATGACGGTACAAATTATCACGGGTGGCAAATTCAGAAAAATGCTGTTACAATTCAAGAAGTAATAACAAAGGCAATAAAGAAAATAACACTGGAAGATGTAGATTTAATTGGTTCCAGCAGAACAGATGCTGGTGTACATGCTTTATATCAAGTTGCCAATTTTAAAACATGTACTAATATACCTACTTCAAAAATTCCTAATGCCTTGAATAGTGTTCTTCCAGCTGATATAGTTATAAAAGATGCTTTTGAGGCCGATATGGATTTTCATTCAAGATATTTTGCTAAAAGTAAAAGATATAAATACATCATATACAATAGAAAAGTTAATTCTCCAATATATAGAAATTATAGCTGGCACATAAGTAAGAGTTTAGATGTAGAAAAAATGAGAGAATCACTTAAGTACTTAGAAGGTACACATGATTTTTCGGCATTTAAAGCAAGTGGAAGCTCTGCAAAAAGCCCTGTAAGAACTGTTCGTGATATTTCTCTTAAAAAAAATGGCTTTAATATAGAATTTGAAATTGAAGCTGATGGTTTTTTATACAATATGGTCAGAATAATTGTTGGTACAATTGTTGATGTAGGATTAGGTAAGATTAATCCCATCGACGTGAAAGAAATTTTAGACTCAAAAAATCGATGTATGGCAGGTAAAACTGCACCGCCACAAGGGTTATTTTTAACTAAAATATACTATTGA
- a CDS encoding energy-coupling factor transporter transmembrane protein EcfT — protein MLKNITIGQYIPGDTFIHRLDPRVKIILSIIFIISLFIITKFSGYVFILLFILGSIYISKIPLGYIFKGLKPILVILILTVGLNIFFTPGGILLASIGPLKITSNGVRLALFMGLRLIFLIVGTSLLTLTTSPIALTDGIESLLNPFRRIGMPAHELAMMMTIALRFIPTLLEETDKIMKAQIARGADFESGNLMKRAKNLIPLLVPLFISAFRRADELAVAMEARCYRGGFNRTKLKQLKVSHRDYIAILLTAALVCIIIWNRFWPW, from the coding sequence ATGCTTAAAAATATTACTATAGGCCAATATATACCAGGTGATACATTCATACATCGTTTGGATCCCAGAGTAAAAATAATACTTTCTATAATATTCATAATCTCACTGTTTATAATAACAAAATTTTCAGGTTATGTGTTTATCTTATTATTTATATTAGGAAGCATATATATATCGAAAATACCATTAGGTTACATTTTTAAAGGATTAAAACCGATTTTGGTAATTCTCATATTAACTGTTGGATTAAACATATTTTTCACTCCTGGTGGGATACTTCTTGCATCAATTGGTCCGCTTAAGATAACTTCTAATGGTGTAAGACTAGCGCTATTTATGGGATTAAGGCTTATATTTTTGATAGTTGGGACATCGCTTCTAACTCTTACAACATCTCCCATAGCATTAACGGATGGCATAGAAAGCCTTTTGAATCCTTTTAGACGCATTGGAATGCCAGCACATGAATTAGCTATGATGATGACTATTGCTTTACGCTTTATACCAACATTACTAGAAGAAACAGATAAAATAATGAAGGCACAAATTGCTAGAGGTGCTGACTTTGAAAGCGGCAATTTAATGAAAAGAGCGAAAAACTTGATTCCTCTGTTAGTGCCTTTGTTTATCAGCGCCTTTAGAAGAGCTGACGAACTTGCTGTTGCAATGGAGGCAAGGTGTTACAGAGGAGGCTTTAATAGAACAAAACTAAAACAATTAAAAGTAAGCCATAGAGATTATATAGCTATTTTATTGACAGCGGCTCTTGTATGTATAATAATATGGAATAGATTTTGGCCTTGGTGA
- a CDS encoding energy-coupling factor transporter ATPase codes for MSIQVENISFIYNEGTPFESEALKDVSFTIEDNEFVGIIGHTGSGKSTLIQHLNGLLKPTSGRITINGIDITSTKNLKNIRREVGIVFQYPEHQLFEETIYKDIAFGPSNLGLPDDEIKMRVFEAMKTVGLDVSMKDMSPFELSGGERRRVAIAGVLSMMPKILILDEPTAGLDPRGRDEILGKIKEIHEKYEMTTILVSHSMEDIAKLVNKIIVMHEGKVSLIGTPREVFKNVEKLEQMGLGVPQITYLIRDLRKNGIELPDDILTVDEAKRCILEYLRGVRDA; via the coding sequence ATGTCAATACAAGTAGAAAATATTTCGTTTATTTACAATGAAGGCACCCCATTTGAGTCAGAAGCATTAAAAGACGTGAGTTTTACAATAGAAGACAACGAATTTGTAGGAATTATAGGACATACTGGTTCAGGAAAATCTACCCTTATACAACACTTAAATGGCCTTTTAAAGCCAACATCTGGTAGAATAACAATAAATGGAATCGATATTACAAGTACAAAAAATTTAAAAAACATCAGAAGAGAAGTTGGAATTGTTTTTCAATATCCGGAGCATCAACTATTTGAAGAGACAATATACAAAGACATTGCATTTGGACCATCTAATTTGGGACTTCCAGACGATGAAATAAAGATGAGAGTATTTGAAGCTATGAAGACTGTTGGACTCGATGTAAGTATGAAAGACATGTCACCTTTTGAATTATCTGGAGGTGAAAGAAGACGTGTTGCAATAGCTGGGGTTTTGTCTATGATGCCAAAGATATTGATTCTTGATGAGCCAACGGCTGGTCTTGACCCAAGAGGGAGAGATGAGATACTAGGCAAGATTAAAGAAATTCATGAAAAATATGAAATGACTACAATACTTGTGTCTCACAGCATGGAAGATATAGCAAAACTTGTGAATAAAATAATTGTCATGCATGAAGGAAAGGTATCATTGATAGGTACTCCTAGAGAAGTTTTTAAAAATGTCGAAAAACTTGAGCAAATGGGACTTGGTGTGCCACAGATTACTTATCTTATAAGAGATCTAAGAAAAAATGGAATAGAGTTGCCAGATGATATATTAACAGTTGATGAAGCGAAAAGATGCATATTGGAGTACCTTAGGGGTGTGAGAGATGCTTAA
- a CDS encoding energy-coupling factor transporter ATPase, translated as MENIIMARDLTFSYETGNEENKKKIVLNSLNIDLEEGKFIAIIGHNGSGKSTLAKHFNALLMPTEGDVYVNGMNTKDSAHVWDIRQTAGMVFQNPDNQLVATVVEEDVAFGPENLGIDPKEIRKRVDFALNAVDMFKYKDSAPHMLSGGQKQRIAIAGVIAMRPQCIILDEPTAMLDPMGRKEVINTIQRLNKENGITIILITHFMEEAVLADRVIVMDDGNIALDGTPKEVFKEVKKLKDLGLDVPQVTELAYKLKQEGIDIPTEILTVDEMVRFICQYK; from the coding sequence ATGGAAAATATAATTATGGCAAGAGACCTTACATTTAGCTATGAGACTGGCAACGAAGAGAACAAAAAAAAGATTGTATTGAATTCATTAAACATTGATCTTGAGGAAGGAAAATTTATTGCCATTATTGGACACAATGGTTCAGGGAAATCCACACTTGCAAAACACTTTAATGCTCTTCTCATGCCAACAGAAGGGGATGTATATGTCAATGGAATGAATACTAAAGATTCTGCACATGTATGGGATATAAGGCAGACTGCTGGTATGGTATTTCAAAATCCCGATAACCAATTGGTAGCAACGGTTGTGGAGGAAGATGTGGCTTTTGGACCGGAAAATTTAGGCATAGATCCGAAAGAAATTCGTAAGAGAGTGGACTTTGCATTAAATGCGGTAGACATGTTTAAATATAAAGATTCAGCACCACATATGCTTTCAGGTGGGCAAAAACAGCGAATAGCCATTGCCGGAGTCATAGCTATGAGACCTCAGTGTATCATATTAGATGAGCCAACTGCTATGCTTGATCCTATGGGAAGAAAAGAAGTAATAAATACAATACAGAGGTTAAATAAAGAGAATGGCATTACAATAATCTTAATTACACATTTTATGGAAGAAGCTGTTCTTGCCGATAGAGTAATTGTAATGGATGATGGAAATATTGCTCTAGATGGTACACCAAAAGAAGTATTTAAGGAAGTAAAAAAGCTGAAAGATTTGGGTCTTGATGTTCCTCAAGTTACAGAGTTAGCTTATAAACTGAAGCAAGAGGGGATAGATATACCTACTGAAATATTAACTGTTGATGAGATGGTGAGGTTTATATGTCAATACAAGTAG
- the rplQ gene encoding 50S ribosomal protein L17, translating to MGYRKLGRPHDQRRAMLRNLTTSFLNYGRIQTTEARAKEIKSIAEKMITLAKRGDLHSRRQALAYLTDETVVKKLFDEIAPKYSDKNGGYTRILKLGPRRGDAAPLVIIELV from the coding sequence ATGGGATACAGAAAATTAGGTCGACCACATGACCAGAGAAGAGCAATGTTGAGAAACCTTACAACTAGCTTTTTGAATTATGGAAGAATTCAAACTACAGAAGCCAGAGCCAAAGAAATAAAAAGCATTGCGGAAAAAATGATTACACTTGCAAAGAGGGGCGATTTGCACTCAAGAAGACAGGCTTTGGCATATTTAACAGATGAAACGGTAGTTAAAAAATTATTTGATGAGATTGCTCCTAAATATTCAGATAAAAATGGCGGGTATACAAGAATATTAAAACTTGGTCCTCGTAGAGGCGATGCAGCACCGCTGGTTATCATAGAACTTGTTTAG
- a CDS encoding DNA-directed RNA polymerase subunit alpha, protein MVIEIEKPKIEIVEQSNDDTYAKFVIEPLERGYGITLGNSLRRMLLSSLPGAAAKTIKIDGVLHEFSTVPGVKEDVTEIILNLKELAVKLYTDEPKIVRIEAEGKGEVTAGDIISDGDVEIVNPDLHIATLSDNGKLNMEIELVKGKGYVPSDKNKEPNQPIGIIPVDSIFTPVKKVSYNVENTRVGQVTDYDKLTMEVWTNGTISPKEAISLAAKILIDHFNLFTSFAENYNDMEVLVEKPEKKTDKPLDMTIEELDLSVRSYNCLKRAGINTVQDLVQKTEEEMMKVRNLGKKSLVEVEQKLKALGLSLQKSEE, encoded by the coding sequence ATGGTGATTGAAATTGAAAAACCAAAAATAGAGATAGTGGAGCAATCCAATGATGACACGTATGCTAAGTTTGTTATTGAGCCACTTGAACGTGGCTATGGGATAACACTTGGCAACTCTTTACGCCGTATGCTTTTATCATCACTTCCAGGTGCGGCAGCAAAGACAATTAAAATAGATGGGGTGTTACACGAATTTTCTACTGTACCAGGCGTAAAAGAGGATGTTACTGAGATTATACTGAACTTAAAAGAGTTGGCAGTGAAATTATATACGGACGAACCAAAAATAGTGAGGATTGAAGCAGAAGGTAAAGGTGAAGTAACTGCAGGAGATATAATATCTGATGGCGATGTTGAGATAGTGAATCCAGATCTTCATATTGCTACACTTAGCGATAATGGCAAGCTAAATATGGAAATCGAGTTGGTTAAAGGAAAAGGATACGTTCCATCAGACAAAAATAAAGAGCCGAATCAGCCGATAGGTATTATTCCGGTTGATTCTATATTTACTCCAGTTAAGAAAGTAAGCTATAATGTTGAAAATACTCGTGTTGGTCAGGTTACAGATTACGACAAGCTTACTATGGAAGTATGGACGAATGGAACTATAAGTCCTAAAGAGGCCATAAGCTTAGCTGCTAAAATATTAATTGATCATTTTAATTTATTTACATCATTTGCAGAAAATTACAATGATATGGAAGTTTTGGTTGAAAAACCAGAGAAGAAGACAGATAAACCTCTTGACATGACGATAGAAGAACTTGATCTATCTGTACGGTCATATAACTGCCTTAAAAGAGCAGGAATTAATACTGTTCAAGATTTAGTTCAAAAAACAGAAGAAGAAATGATGAAAGTTAGAAATCTTGGCAAAAAGTCTTTGGTGGAAGTTGAGCAAAAATTAAAAGCATTAGGACTATCGCTGCAAAAGAGTGAAGAGTAA
- the rpsD gene encoding 30S ribosomal protein S4, with translation MARYTESTCKLCRREGMKLFLKGDKCYTEKCPFARRPYAPGQHGQNKKKLTNYGTQLREKQKLRRYYGVLERQFERYFEEAERMKGITGDNLLQLLERRLDNVVYRLSIASSRAQARQFVSHGHILVNGRKVDIPSYLVKAGDVISIKDSSKSLEVIKNNVEASTNIPDWLDFNKDSLEGKVLSLPTREHIDLPVEEHLIVELYSR, from the coding sequence ATGGCAAGGTACACAGAATCTACATGTAAATTATGCCGTAGAGAAGGTATGAAATTATTTTTAAAAGGCGATAAATGCTATACTGAGAAATGCCCATTCGCAAGAAGGCCATATGCTCCCGGACAACATGGACAAAATAAGAAGAAGCTTACAAACTATGGCACACAGTTAAGAGAAAAACAAAAATTGAGAAGGTATTATGGAGTTCTAGAAAGACAATTTGAAAGATACTTTGAGGAAGCTGAAAGAATGAAAGGTATAACTGGTGACAATCTCTTACAACTTCTTGAAAGAAGACTTGATAATGTAGTGTATAGATTGTCAATAGCGTCTTCAAGGGCTCAAGCAAGGCAATTTGTATCACATGGTCATATTCTTGTAAACGGAAGAAAGGTTGACATACCTTCGTATTTAGTAAAAGCAGGCGATGTAATATCTATCAAAGACAGCAGCAAGTCGTTAGAAGTTATTAAGAATAATGTTGAGGCATCCACAAATATACCTGATTGGTTAGATTTTAATAAAGATTCATTAGAGGGTAAAGTTTTATCTCTGCCAACAAGGGAACATATAGACTTACCAGTTGAAGAGCACTTGATTGTTGAATTGTATTCAAGGTAA
- the rpsK gene encoding 30S ribosomal protein S11, translated as MMAKKVKRTAKRRERKNVERGAAHIHSTFNNTIVTLTDMAGNALAWSSAGTLGFKGSRKSTPYAAQMAAETAAKAAMEHGLKTVDVYVKGPGAGREAAIRALQAAGLEVSLIKDVTPIPHNGCRPPKRRRV; from the coding sequence ATTATGGCAAAAAAAGTTAAAAGAACAGCTAAACGCCGTGAGCGCAAAAATGTTGAACGTGGTGCCGCACACATACATTCAACATTTAATAATACAATAGTTACATTGACTGATATGGCAGGCAATGCATTAGCATGGTCAAGTGCAGGAACGTTAGGATTTAAAGGTTCTAGGAAATCTACTCCATATGCAGCACAGATGGCAGCAGAAACAGCAGCTAAAGCTGCAATGGAACATGGACTTAAAACTGTAGATGTATATGTAAAAGGTCCTGGTGCAGGCAGAGAGGCTGCAATAAGAGCTTTGCAAGCTGCTGGGCTAGAAGTAAGTCTTATAAAGGATGTCACACCGATTCCACACAATGGGTGCAGACCACCTAAGAGAAGAAGAGTATAA